The genomic stretch tgctgttgttctgggattgatttgcacttttcacacctaagtacattcatctctaggagacagaatgcgtctccgtcctgagcggtatgacagctgcgtggtcccatggtgtttatacttgcgtactattgtttgtacagataaacgtggtaccttcaggcatttgaaattgctcccaatgatgaaccagacttgtggaggtctacaattgtttttctgaggtcttgcctgatttctttGATGTTCCCATGacatcaagcaaagaggcactaaatttgaaggtaggccttgaaatacattcacaggtacacctccaattgactcaaattatgttaattagcctatcagaaacttctaaagccatgacatcattttctggaattttccaagctgtttaaaggcacagtcaacttagtgtatgtaaacttctgacccactggaatcgtgatacagtgaattataagtgaaataatctgtctgtaaacaattgttggaaaaatgacttgtttcatggacaaagtagatgtcctaaccgacttgccaaaactatagtttgttaacaagaaatttgtggagtggtttgaaaaacgagttttaacgactccaacctgagtgtatgtaaacttccgacttcaactgtatgtgaaaaACATGCTCCACATAAGATTTGAAGGTGCACTTCATCAATGTGCGTACTGTGCATCAACAGTGATGCACAAATTACTTTGAGGGCAATGTACAAATAGTTTATTCGCTCCTTTTAGTTGTTTGTAgttgcttttaaaaatatatatatattgttgctTAGAGCATAATTTTTTCCCTCGAACGGGGTCGTCCAATCTATCCAATGGTCTTATCAGCTCAGGCCTCCAAAAGCCCTTATGACATCAGCAACATGACAAGCTGTACATTGGCATGCTAGTACTCTTTCTTTTAACAGGGATGTTGACAGAGTGTTTGTGGTTCCATGGTCAATGTACAGGAATTTGCTGTTGTGGGATTAAAGGCCCTGCATGTGGGATCTATTGTATTAGTGAGAGGCTTAATGGGTTCTCATGTTAAAGTAACGTGTTCTTTTTTTAGTTATTTACATGTTTGGAATCCATAATACCTCGAGGGCGGCCATCTCAGGTCAGAGATACATCAATGATCTAGGCCAAATGACAAAATGTGTTTCACACAAGCCCATGGATCAAGCAACGTGGGTTGCTGAAAATTAATGTCATATTTTTGACCAGAACAATGGccaaatatatattgttttatgtgTTTTatgaatatataaaaataaacaataacagactgtaagagTAATCTGAGTGATAAAAATATCACACTATGAATGATCCTCCTTTAAAATGTCTACTattaggcctcccgagtggcgcagtggtctaaggcactgcatcgcagtgctagctgtgctacATGAGattcaggctctgtcgcagccggctgcgaccgggagacccatggggcggcgcacaattggcccagcgtcgtccgggttaggggagggtttggccggcagggatgtccttgtcccatcgcacactagtgactcctgtggcgtgcAGTGCActctgacacggttgccaggtgcacggtgtttcctccgacaaatTGGTGCGGCAGgcaggcttccgggttaagtgggcaaaAAATGTCTCCTTTTGCCACACCAGCTCCAAATCTgtctggaagagagagaaaaaatctcAATAGCTTCCAGATGTTTGACGCTGCAACAAATTGATCCATTGTGACCTAATTGTATTCCTGTATGATGGCGGATGATGGCGAGTAAAGGCTAAAATAGGTTAAAAAAAATAGCCAGTCATGGCACAATCAAATCCAGCCTATTAATAGGCCTACACTGTATTTGAATAAAACTACTGTATACTACACACAAGCCTAGTCAcaatacactcagtggccagtgtATTAGGTATACCCATCTAGTTTCGaggcagacccccccccccccccccccccccccccctccctccagaacagcctgaattcttcagggcatggaaacattgctcaattggtatcaagggtcctaacgtgtgccaggaaaacattccccacaccattacaccaccagccTGTATTGTTGACACCATGCAGGAAGGGGGCATTAACACATGCTGCTTACTCCAAATCCTGACTCTTCCATCAGCATGAtgtcggaccaggcaatgtttttccactcctcaattgtccagcgTTGGTGATTGTGTGCCCACTGGAGcggcttcttcttgtttttagctgataggagtggaacccggtgtggtcatctgctgcaatagcccatccgtgacaagggtCAACGAATTGTGCATTCCAAGATGCTGTTCTGCATACCACTGTTGTTCTGCGCCATTATTTTCCTGCTTGTGgaccgcctgttagcttgcacgattcttgccattctccttcgaacCTCTCATCAaagagctgttttcgcccacaagactgccactgactggatgtgttttgtttgtcgcaccattcccGGTAAACTCTAGGCACTGTCATGCTTGAAAAGCTCAGGAGGCcgtccgtttctgagatactggaacctgcgctcaaagtcgcttaggtcactcgttttgcccattctaacgttcaatcgaacagtaactgaatgcctcgatgcctgtctgcctgctttatatagcaagccacggccatgtgactcactgtctgtaggagtgaaccattttggtgaacggggtggtgtacctgACACATGATGTTCTCTGTGGTAGAATCAATGAGTATCCATTACAGCAatgcatgaatgaatgaattaaggAAAAACTGTAGTGCTCTTCTGATTACATTTCTTTGATTTTGAAAAGAGGTCAAATATAGTAAATTCAATCTGAAAATCTACTCTCTCACTGAACTTTCTATTAATATGATTGTCTTTAATTACAGGGCCCCCTATTCCAGTTGGGGTAGATGTTCAGGTTGAAAGTCTGGACACAATCTCTGAAGTGGATATGGTGAGTGGGATTTGAGTCTCTTTATTACACCGTGAAGAGTAATCGTTCCTAGCCTGGTGTAACAAGCCTCATAGCGCGATAGGTCACATTCTGTTTCACTCGAAGCGAAAGGAAACGTGAGCACAGCAATGAGTCTGCTTGACCAAGCTAAATCTTTGGCCTATACTATTGCAAAAGTATTCCACTATCTAGAAAATGTTTCAACCAGAGAAGCCTTTCATGAATATTACGTAAGCACAAAAAATGAAGCTCACTCAAATCAGATATCTCATATGTGGAATCCTCCAACACATGCTGTACCTACATTCAATACAAAAAAGCAGCTTCATCGATAGGTGTCATTGTCCCCCAACAGAGGGCACCACCACCGCCATAACATGCCCCTGTTGTGTTGTTTCAGGACTTCACCATGACCCTGTACCTGCGGCACTACTGGAAAGACGAGCGCCTGTCCTTCCCCAGCACCAATAACCAGAGCATGACCTTCGACAGCAGGCTGGCCAAGAAGATCTGGGTTCCTGACATGTTCTTCGTCCACTCCAAGAGGTCCTTCATCCACGACACAACCACGGACAACGTCATGCTGAGGGTGCACCCTGACGGAAACGTGCTCTACAGTCTAAGGTAGCTGCTCAGCTCTCCTGTATTAGAATGATGAGAACTGAGCCGTGTCCGTGTCCATTAGGGCACGGACACAACGGAACGGAACACTAAAacaagcgtttcttattggacaggtTCCGATAGTACACCCGTTTCCGAACGTTTTCATGCTAGCTGAACACGACCCTCCCCTCGGTACATGACTTACCCTCAAGGGTATTGGATTTAGCGCTGAGCTCATGTTCAAACTGATTTATCAAGGTATATGAAGAAGGCCAATTTGTTGTACTGCTAAACAAAGTTATTGAAAATGCTACTTAGTAAGCATGTAATGTTACCATATGGGAAAGGTTTGATCAGGTGCGAGAAACCTTCCTGGGTTGTTGAATTGGACAACCTGGGACACTTGAATGAGTTATCTTAACACGTATTTTGTCCATTGAATAAATTATGTACATTGAAAGATATACAGTGCGTGACATAATTTTTCCATTTTATGAGACAGATGGACAACACTGAAATGGATGCTACACACTTTCCCTTCCCCAGCCAAATAGAGACCTCATGTAACCCATGTTATACATAAGTCCTTCAGtgacatcccactgggcaaaaactggttgactCAACACTGTTTCCACATAATATCATCCCAAAAAATCATGtcatgacgttgaatcaatgtggaaaactgattggctTTGCAAATAGTAATCGCATTTTGTCGTCTTTTTTTCACCCAATGACATAGTGACATTTTTTggattgaattcacgttagttgaaaactcaaccaaatgtaaatcaaaactagacgttaaATTGACATAAGTCAGGCTATGGTGTCACTTTTGTTCTAACAGAATCACAGTCACGGCCATGTGCAACATGGACCTGAGTCGCTTCCCTCTGGACACACAGACCTGCTCGCTGGAGATAGAAAGCTGTGAGTGCATCTCTCAACTTCACCATTTACCTACACATCTCTGATGACATTTGATCCAGTTTTATCGCAATCATGTGAGGTATTCATTGGGGGGGTTTTAACGTTCTCTCATCAGACGCGTACACGGACGATGACCTCATGCTGTACTGGAAGAAAGGCAACGAGTCACTGAACACAGACGAGAGGATATCTTTATCTCAGTTCCTCATCCAGAAGTTCCACACCACTACAAAGCTGGCCTTTTATAGCAGTACAGGTAACCCTGAAGTCACATATTTACTAAGACAACCAGATGGGCCACATTAAACTGCCATGCGGGCCGCATTTAGCCAGCGGGTCCGTGAGTTTCAGACCTCTCCACTGTGGGAATGGAAACAAATGAAAGGGACAGGATCTGCGTAGAATATCAACTGTGTTCTTTTTCCTTCCCAGGCTGGTACAACCGTCTGTACATCCACTTCACTCTACGACGCCACGTCTTCTTCTTCCTGCTCCAGACCTACTTCCCTGCCACCCTCATGGTCATGCTGTCCTGGGTCTCCTTCTGGATTGACCGCAGGGCTGTCCCCGCTAGGGTCCCCTTGGGTAGGAAAGGCCCTTGCCAGAAGGACAAGAAAGTTTCTAGCTCTAGGTTTAATGGATATttcagttttctatttgagatgtAGTACAGTCTTGATGCTCATGTGTTTGATTGTGATGTTTGCTCTCAATGGTGGCCCCAATGAGGCTTAAAATGAACTGTAAACTAAAAAGCTATTTCAATGGAGAGCGGTGTCAAGTCACCTAGGTTGCTGAACCCTCTGTTTTGACTCTGTCCAGGTATCACCACGGTGCTCACCATGTCCACCATCATCACTGGAGTCAACGCCTCCATGCCCAGAGTGTCCTACATCAAAGCAGTAGACATCTACCTGTGGGTCAGTTTTGTGTTTGTCTTCCTCTCGGTCATAGAGTATGCAGCGGTCAACTACCTCTCGACCGTGCAGGAACGGAAAGAGAGGAAGCTAAGAGAAAGGGTACATTTTGTTTAATTTCAATAACATGAAATGTTTTTCTGCTTCTCTGTATTCATTTAGTTTTAGGGGCAACATCTGGTGCATTGCTCATATCGCTCCATATGCCAAATGTTGTGGCATATGGAGCTTAAACTGCATAAGTAGCCTTAGGAGGAAGTCCCCGAAAACTTTTCTTGCCTCAAACAACCTTCTTTAGAAGCCCTATGCAAAATAAGTTACATATTAGTGTCTATAAAGCCACTTCAAATACTTCGGTTTTGTAGTTTAAGTCTTGTCCGTTAATTCACCTTTTACCTCCGCCTACTTGCAGTTGCCCTGTACCTGTGGCATTGGCAACCCGGACGACATGACGTGCGACCCCCAGATCTCCGGCTACACCACCATGGACGTCAACCGCACAGCGAACTATGGCACAGCAGGGAACTATGGGATGCCAGAGAACGGCGGCAGGCAGGAGAGGATGTTGGCCCAGGTGGTTCTGGGGGATCCCCAGCTCACGGGCCAGGTAAAGAGGCCAGGCTATGTGAACATTTGGATAGACACCCACGCCATAGACAAGTACTCACGGGTCCTATTCCCTGGTTCCTATGCCCTGTTCAACATCATCTACTGGTCTATCTACTCCTAACGCCTGGCCTGTGCCACAAATGGGGAAGGACCCTTCTACCCTATCACACTCACATGCTGCAGTTAGAGCACAACATGGTCATATTTATTAAGCACTAAATGGGCAGAGAACTGACTCAAACAGGGAGGGAGTGGGACTACATGAACTTGTCGATTTTTagagtgtgccctaatgaatatgacccaggaCTCCACTGTGACTCTATTAACAGGGATAGTGGCCACAGAGAGAACATGTTTTTGTCTGTTTTTCAAGACAGCGAAAGAGATTGAGATATGGCTCATAAAATGCAAGGAACATTGCCTTCTTGACCGAGCCTCTTAAATGGACTTATTTAAATATGTACTCTTTCCATGTGTATTCAAGAAAACAGTTATAAGGGTTTATCGTCATTTCCACTGAGCCACCGGGTCAAGCATTACAAAATTGGGTGCAGTATTTTTATTTAAACATCCACTGAAAATGTTCAGTTACAATATGGTTTCTCAAACATCAGACTAATTAATATTGATAACTGGCGCATCGGGGTTGAAAAACTATTTTTGATTGCAATGTTCTGGGAGTGTCAAATTTTGAAATACAATGTTGTTTACACATGTgaattattttccatagaacgtATAGCCCCTTGTTGATTATATGTTTGACattgagatgtttttttttattatggtCACCATTAATTCAAACTTTTTGGGATTGTGTCATATTGATTGTGACCAATGGACAACTAAGCAACTGAAAAACAACATTGATAGGTTTTAGATCTGAATGCTTGCCCACTGGGTGAAGGGCCTTGACATGACGTGTGTATATATTAGTGACTTAGCATGACTATGACTAGACAGTGCCCCGGAGAGTGCTATCCCTTTAAACTCTAAAGCCTGAATTTCAGGTGATATCTTTACATTTTCGTATTTGCAGTTCTAAAATATGAACACACTATTTGGATGTTATGTATCGTTGCTTCTGATCTTAAACACTAGTTTGTTGGTAATAAGCAACCATTTGACCTTTGTGCTAATTTTCACAGCAATAGCACAACTACATGTGACACGAATAGATAAGAAACAAACCGGTTAGGTTATTTGAAGCCAAAATGTACAAATCACTTTAGGCTGTTTTCTTTTCCTCTATTTTGAGACTTTTGAAGTTAATGTCTCTTCGTGTATATTATTATCTATGTGAGATTCACTGTATTAGTTGTTTCGGGTTTTAGAGTTGATTCCCCTTTGAATCCGTTTGAATAAATAACCTCGTAGATGACCTCATATATAGCTACAGGATGGATATATTATTGTCTTACTAGGAGAGATTGTCTCCAAATACCCCTTCTTTTTTATAATCAATATGAGCAGAAATCACTCAACACACCTATGTAAAAGCTATGTTGTGATCATTGTTAAACATATTTAATAAATGTGCTGTTTTCTGAGAAAGAGGAAGTCATTGCATCTGAAATGGAAGAACATGTTTTGAACTAGCCTAAAGACATGGAAATTGACATATTACAGTAATTGCAATGCTGCAGCGTCTCAGAAACTTTGCTTTATGGTGTATTAGAATTGCTTCATTGATAACAATGATTACCATTCTTCGAAAATCATGAGCAACTTGGCACTGATTGCAGACTAGAGGTAGTTTGAATCAATACTTGTTAATCACGAGgtcatcaatgttttttttttcatgaatGTGTGGAGCCAGTAGTGTCCTTGTCTTTCGGTCCTTGCTCCTGCTTCAGTTTGGCCTCAGAGAATTCCACCCTCATCTTGTGAAACAGCTCAGGGCAGCACAGCACATCCACAGCTGTCATGGCCAGGGCCTTGGCCGTCCGGAGTGTGTAAAACTGGGCCTTTTCTGCACCTGGACCGTTCAATGGAATAGGCATATgtgaatcagtggaggctgctgaggggaggatggctcataagccatcctcccctcaacagcctccactgatgtgaaTAATGTCATAATGGTCAGAAAATCAGTCTGTACCAGGGTCCATTTTGTATCCATTTTATAGAGCTTAAAATAGGCTGAAATCAAGTTGAGCAGTACCCATCTCTTTTTATTACTGGATCCTACCTGCGGCTGCGGTGTACTCCTCAGTGTGGTTCAGTGCATCGGTGCCAATGTAAAAGAAAGGGTGTATCCCAGGGACGACAAATGACACGTTGCCAAAGTCAGTGGAACCTGCCAAGACATAGACAAGACTATGAAGACATGTGCTCATCTCCAGTAATATTACTCCCtctacaattattattattatttcattttTGCTACCTGAGAAATTGTTCTGCACTTCCACAAACTCAATCCCCAAGGCTCTACCATTTTCTTCGTAGAGCTGTGCAAGGGTGGTGTTGGGAAGGATGTTGGAATATGTGTGGTTTGGATAAGTTATCTCCACCTATGGGAAATAAACTTACACGACTTAACCACCAACATATTTTCCCTCAACCTTGATGGTAAACAAGGGACAACGGAAGAAAATGCTATTTTGAGCATGCTTACTTGACAACCAGTTGCCATGGCAGCTGACCTGAAGCAGGCCTCTGCCTTGGCTTTGAGGTCAGACAGGTCCGTGACCAGTGGAGTGCGCAAGTAATACTCCAGCTCGGTGTAGGCTGGGATGATGTTAGGCTTCACTCCACCATGTTTGATGATGCCTGTGGAAGAAAACAAAGAAGAAACCAATTGAACCTTTATGTCCGATAAGGAAGAGGTGTACACAGAGACTGTGGATCAGCCAGGTATGGTGGTTTGCTCAACAGCTGTTACAGTATGAAGCCATCAATGGTGTACACAAAGACTTGATACATTACTGCACAGGCGCAACAGGTGAATACCAAAATATCACTTTACTTTCAATGGTTATGCCCACACATGCAGGCAGGggcacaactttggttttagaagtgtggGGTGGGgacattatatacagtgccttgcgaaagtattcggtccccttgaactttgcgaccttttgccacatttcaggcttcaaacataaagatataaaactatttttttgtgaagaatcaacaacaagtgggacacaatcatgaagtggaacgacatttattggatatttcaaacttttttaacaaatcaaaaactgaaaaattgggcgtgcaaaatgattcagcccccttaagttaatactttgtagcgccaccttttgctgcgattacagctgtaagtcgcttggggtatgtctctagcagttttgcacatcgagagactgaaattttttcccattcctccttgcaaaacagctcgagctcagtgaggttggatggagagcatttgtgaacagcagttttcagttctttccacagattctcgattggattcaggtctggactttgacttggccattctaacacctggatatgtttattttttaaccattccattgtagattttgctttatgttttggatc from Oncorhynchus clarkii lewisi isolate Uvic-CL-2024 chromosome 25, UVic_Ocla_1.0, whole genome shotgun sequence encodes the following:
- the LOC139383848 gene encoding gamma-aminobutyric acid receptor subunit rho-1-like, which encodes MCTMQVDTVFVLFCVCLMGVAGRSAHQRGQKLETYKQSRSRRQTSRMDGETHSNSERPILKRSSDMTKSPMTKSEQLLRIDDHDFTMRPAFGGPPIPVGVDVQVESLDTISEVDMDFTMTLYLRHYWKDERLSFPSTNNQSMTFDSRLAKKIWVPDMFFVHSKRSFIHDTTTDNVMLRVHPDGNVLYSLRITVTAMCNMDLSRFPLDTQTCSLEIESYAYTDDDLMLYWKKGNESLNTDERISLSQFLIQKFHTTTKLAFYSSTGWYNRLYIHFTLRRHVFFFLLQTYFPATLMVMLSWVSFWIDRRAVPARVPLGITTVLTMSTIITGVNASMPRVSYIKAVDIYLWVSFVFVFLSVIEYAAVNYLSTVQERKERKLRERLPCTCGIGNPDDMTCDPQISGYTTMDVNRTANYGTAGNYGMPENGGRQERMLAQVVLGDPQLTGQVKRPGYVNIWIDTHAIDKYSRVLFPGSYALFNIIYWSIYS